A genomic window from Mesorhizobium sp. 131-2-1 includes:
- the tagH gene encoding type VI secretion system-associated FHA domain protein TagH — protein MSLLLTLEQGPRTQAVRQTRLDEGELVIGRSADAGWQIDDPDMFVSRAHCKITGGQDGYFVTDTSSSGLFINDSDSPLGAGRSARLQSGMRLRLGDYILYVDLQAPAMQQPATSQPVAERSPPASRAPVSIGNDDFFSARAEEEPRRPRPAELPNPFEQPLPGAFERANANQGSSQAFDDPFSLDPVSSLNGMAEPVPAKPSPIRDDFGFGPAAPSGPANGDWPAAQRERAAERPQPTNPWDSPVQAAEPPPPPRATAGSRPARAPAATPSQSDSALRTAFLRGMGVEEADFPGRDAIAEMEKFGREYRLMMEGLMQLLRKRSEEKGNARVAQTMVGASEVNPLKFLPTVDDAIVTIIAERSPGFLDGEAAISDAIRDLAQHHVRAWRGVQAALRQMVDRFDPAAIEEELKSNSAIGTLLSGGRGAKLWELYQKRHRDIAESAEKTFLGEVGADFRDAYEEE, from the coding sequence ATGAGTCTGCTGCTGACGCTGGAGCAAGGGCCACGCACCCAGGCGGTAAGGCAGACCCGACTGGACGAGGGCGAGCTGGTGATCGGCCGCAGCGCCGACGCCGGCTGGCAGATCGACGATCCGGACATGTTCGTCTCGCGCGCCCATTGCAAGATCACCGGCGGGCAGGATGGCTATTTCGTAACCGACACGTCGAGCAGCGGACTGTTCATAAACGATTCCGACAGCCCGCTAGGCGCCGGCAGGTCGGCACGCCTGCAAAGCGGCATGCGGCTGAGGCTGGGCGACTACATACTCTATGTCGACCTGCAGGCGCCGGCCATGCAGCAGCCGGCGACCAGCCAGCCTGTCGCCGAACGGTCGCCGCCGGCGTCTCGCGCGCCGGTGAGCATCGGCAACGACGACTTCTTTTCGGCCAGGGCCGAAGAAGAGCCGCGACGGCCGCGCCCGGCCGAGCTGCCGAACCCGTTCGAGCAGCCGCTGCCGGGGGCGTTCGAACGTGCCAACGCAAACCAGGGCAGCTCTCAAGCCTTCGACGACCCGTTCAGCCTCGATCCGGTGTCATCCCTCAACGGCATGGCCGAACCCGTTCCGGCAAAGCCGTCGCCCATCCGAGACGATTTCGGCTTCGGACCGGCGGCGCCCTCCGGTCCGGCAAATGGCGATTGGCCGGCGGCCCAGCGCGAACGCGCCGCCGAAAGACCACAGCCGACAAATCCATGGGATTCGCCGGTGCAGGCAGCCGAGCCCCCTCCCCCGCCGCGTGCGACTGCCGGCTCGAGGCCGGCCCGCGCGCCAGCAGCGACGCCGTCACAGTCGGACTCGGCGCTTCGAACCGCATTCCTGCGCGGCATGGGGGTCGAGGAAGCCGATTTCCCCGGCCGCGACGCGATCGCCGAAATGGAGAAGTTCGGCCGCGAGTACCGGCTGATGATGGAAGGTTTGATGCAGCTTCTGCGCAAGCGCTCGGAGGAAAAGGGAAACGCGCGCGTCGCCCAGACGATGGTTGGCGCCTCCGAGGTCAATCCGCTCAAGTTCCTGCCGACGGTCGACGACGCCATTGTGACCATCATCGCGGAACGCAGCCCGGGATTTCTTGACGGCGAGGCGGCGATCTCGGACGCGATCCGCGATCTGGCGCAGCATCACGTGCGCGCCTGGCGCGGCGTGCAGGCAGCGCTTCGCCAGATGGTCGACCGCTTCGACCCGGCGGCGATCGAGGAAGAGCTGAAATCGAATTCCGCGATCGGCACGCTGCTTTCGGGCGGGCGCGGCGCCAAGCTGTGGGAGCTCTACCAGAAACGTCATCGTGATATCGCCGAGAGCGCGGAAAAGACCTTCCTTGGCGAAGTCGGCGCTGATTTTAGGGATGCATATGAGGAGGAGTGA
- the tssG gene encoding type VI secretion system baseplate subunit TssG, producing the protein MADDARQSLPDLDSIGQDRAEGLSQAFDFFELLRRLERRGGLFGHSGRLDREPARLGQHVRLSFSARDVTEFREATDNAPARVTIANLGLMGPEGPLPLHMTRWVLDRLSQRWFTGAEARQTSDTTFVDFVNILQHRMIALYYRAWADAHPGVQVERAVGGRVRAMLEAMAGIGLPGTQDPELDTVKLRQAASLASQVDGPERLTLYLAEAFRVPVQVKEFIAAWISVPAALQSRLAKAYAALGRGATIGPRVFNRQSRIELRVGPLGFEDFKSFLPGSGRLALFKHAVRDMIGETLDVDLRIVLAREAVPPPRVGTVQLGRTAWLARPAERGDADDLRLRTIVGWRPEIAEVAA; encoded by the coding sequence ATGGCCGATGACGCCCGGCAATCGCTACCTGATCTAGACAGCATCGGACAGGACCGGGCCGAGGGCTTGTCCCAAGCGTTCGACTTCTTCGAGTTGCTGCGCCGGCTCGAACGCAGGGGCGGCCTGTTCGGCCATTCCGGCCGGTTGGATCGCGAGCCGGCAAGGCTCGGACAGCATGTGCGCCTGAGTTTCTCGGCCAGGGATGTGACGGAGTTCCGCGAAGCGACCGACAACGCGCCGGCGCGGGTCACTATCGCCAATCTCGGCCTGATGGGACCTGAAGGCCCTCTGCCGCTGCACATGACGCGCTGGGTGCTCGATCGCCTGTCGCAGCGCTGGTTCACCGGCGCCGAAGCCAGGCAGACCAGCGACACGACCTTTGTGGACTTCGTCAACATCCTCCAGCATCGCATGATTGCCCTGTATTACCGGGCCTGGGCGGATGCGCACCCGGGAGTGCAGGTCGAACGCGCGGTCGGCGGCCGCGTCCGCGCAATGCTCGAGGCGATGGCCGGTATTGGCCTTCCCGGCACCCAGGACCCCGAACTCGACACCGTCAAGCTGCGCCAGGCCGCTTCGCTTGCCAGCCAGGTCGACGGTCCGGAACGGCTCACCCTGTATCTTGCCGAAGCCTTCAGGGTGCCGGTGCAGGTAAAGGAGTTCATCGCCGCCTGGATATCGGTGCCGGCCGCGCTGCAGAGCCGCCTGGCCAAGGCCTACGCGGCCCTCGGCCGCGGGGCGACGATCGGTCCGCGCGTTTTCAACCGCCAGAGCAGGATCGAGCTTCGCGTCGGCCCCCTCGGTTTTGAGGACTTCAAGTCGTTCCTGCCGGGCAGCGGGCGGCTGGCGCTGTTCAAGCACGCGGTTCGCGACATGATCGGGGAAACGCTAGACGTCGACCTTCGCATCGTGCTCGCTCGCGAGGCCGTGCCGCCGCCTCGCGTCGGAACCGTCCAGCTTGGCCGGACCGCCTGGCTTGCGCGGCCCGCCGAAAGGGGGGATGCTGACGATCTGCGGCTGCGCACGATCGTCGGATGGCGGCCGGAGATAGCGGAGGTCGCGGCATGA
- the tssJ gene encoding type VI secretion system lipoprotein TssJ gives MIDRREFIIALGATGLVSACQSGPPKPSVVTVNVSGGAGMNPGPGGGDRPVTVLVMRLSSTGKFNSADYFALQGDAGSALGADLIGSDTISVAPGKTAAKTITVEPNATALGFVALIREPGGRNWRTTKSVSPGSKLTINVTLGSGGISA, from the coding sequence ATGATCGATCGACGCGAATTCATCATTGCCCTTGGTGCCACGGGGCTGGTTTCGGCCTGCCAGAGCGGCCCGCCGAAACCATCGGTGGTCACCGTCAATGTGAGCGGCGGCGCCGGCATGAACCCGGGGCCGGGCGGCGGAGACCGACCGGTGACGGTCCTGGTGATGCGGCTGAGCAGCACCGGCAAGTTCAATTCGGCCGACTATTTCGCGCTGCAGGGCGATGCGGGGTCCGCGCTCGGGGCCGACCTGATCGGATCCGACACGATCTCGGTCGCGCCGGGAAAGACCGCGGCCAAGACCATCACGGTCGAACCGAACGCAACGGCGCTCGGCTTCGTCGCGCTGATCCGCGAACCTGGCGGGAGGAACTGGCGCACGACCAAGTCGGTCTCGCCTGGGTCCAAGTTGACCATCAACGTCACGCTCGGCAGCGGTGGTATCTCCGCCTAG
- the tssE gene encoding type VI secretion system baseplate subunit TssE: protein MSASEVRRPGANKPRLAGSSRATREAVQPSLWDRLVNDLPGLTSEIDGLRKLLQDELGAERLETFLAGSARAIDADAELTPDQKRRLHRLIFQDEHRAEIESRGVVVSARVLREAVRRDIEALFNTERFESVPLFSDLEREQAIDDPPSLADFPEVRRSVINYGVPSFSGRSSRDFDRDTLAREIRSVLATFEPRLKESATTVTVTLGDKTVGLKIEIDAVLIMTPTPERLRLRTTINLDNGLARTEFGES from the coding sequence ATGTCGGCAAGTGAGGTCCGGCGGCCCGGCGCGAACAAGCCGCGGCTTGCCGGCAGTTCGCGAGCGACGCGCGAGGCGGTCCAGCCCTCTCTCTGGGACCGCCTCGTCAACGACCTGCCCGGGCTGACCTCCGAGATAGACGGGCTGCGCAAGCTCCTGCAGGACGAGCTTGGCGCGGAACGGCTGGAGACATTTCTTGCCGGGAGCGCGCGGGCGATCGACGCCGATGCGGAGCTGACACCGGACCAGAAGCGGCGCCTGCACCGGCTGATCTTTCAGGACGAGCACCGTGCCGAGATCGAAAGCCGCGGTGTGGTGGTGTCGGCGCGCGTGCTGAGGGAGGCCGTGCGGCGAGACATCGAGGCCCTGTTCAACACCGAGCGCTTCGAATCCGTTCCGCTGTTTTCCGATCTCGAGCGCGAGCAGGCGATCGACGATCCGCCGTCGCTGGCTGATTTTCCGGAAGTGCGCCGAAGCGTCATCAATTACGGCGTGCCTTCCTTCTCCGGCCGTTCGTCGCGGGACTTCGACCGCGATACTTTGGCGCGCGAGATCCGTTCGGTGCTTGCCACGTTCGAGCCACGCCTAAAGGAAAGCGCGACGACCGTCACGGTAACCCTCGGCGACAAGACTGTGGGTCTGAAGATCGAGATAGACGCAGTGCTGATCATGACGCCGACGCCGGAACGGCTGCGCCTTCGCACAACGATCAATCTTGACAACGGTCTGGCGCGGACCGAATTCGGGGAAAGCTGA
- the tssF gene encoding type VI secretion system baseplate subunit TssF, whose amino-acid sequence MDRVFVEYYEEELTHIRGLAAEFADMHPAIARNLSLDTVPCPDPYVERLLDGVAFLAARTRLKVDAERSRFSRAVLDVLYPDLVTPAPATAMAVLKPGQQVQAMIAGHVVKRDTRLVSGLQPGLSTRCTFTTAQEITLWPIAISSVSYFQDRSGLAAAGIGPIGGVAGQAALRIALTRTGKGKFNELELDRLDLYLAGRSKAPLIFDAIFGACSAVGARAEGKTNPISPLPEPEMVGIRDDEALMPRTRPTFEGYRLLREYFMMPERFHYVRVSGLKPVVRKCDGGLEIIFLFRRPTPELADLTPADFELFVTPIINLFERECNVVELDPRRTRQVLHADRTRARDFEIYRVTRVEDAESEGSDAEIPELFSLGQNRGSGWVYSTERRPRRATEDERRDGLTRTSYTGDDVFLAVSRPVTSPTNRPLRRLDVMALCTNRDLPILDDTPTLTLETGDPVEAVRLIGALRPPQPAIPAALPAGAEGESRADNLAWRLIAQLGLNFLSLAKEGRGVDPLHALLDLYADRGDPGLARNVHSIVRIDSRPVIERLQIDGPMCFGRGTEVTLHVDQSVLAGQSTLLLSALLARLFARHAGINGFVRTRTRLLQKQEDVPWPMTPGNRYLI is encoded by the coding sequence ATGGATCGGGTCTTCGTAGAATATTACGAGGAAGAACTGACCCATATCCGCGGGCTCGCCGCGGAATTCGCCGACATGCATCCGGCGATAGCACGCAACCTTTCGCTCGATACGGTGCCGTGTCCGGACCCCTATGTCGAGCGTCTGCTGGACGGGGTTGCCTTTCTTGCCGCGCGCACGCGGCTGAAAGTCGATGCCGAGCGCTCGCGGTTTTCACGCGCCGTGCTCGACGTCCTCTATCCCGATCTGGTCACGCCGGCGCCGGCGACCGCCATGGCAGTGCTGAAACCCGGCCAGCAGGTCCAGGCGATGATCGCGGGCCATGTCGTCAAGCGCGACACACGGCTGGTCTCCGGCCTGCAGCCTGGCCTGTCGACACGCTGCACCTTCACCACCGCGCAGGAGATCACGCTGTGGCCGATCGCGATCAGCTCGGTCAGCTATTTCCAGGATCGCAGCGGATTGGCTGCGGCCGGCATCGGGCCGATCGGCGGCGTGGCCGGCCAAGCGGCGCTGCGCATCGCGCTCACCCGCACCGGCAAAGGCAAATTCAACGAACTCGAGCTCGACCGGCTTGATCTCTATCTTGCCGGCCGCAGCAAGGCGCCGCTGATTTTCGACGCCATTTTCGGCGCCTGTTCGGCGGTTGGCGCACGCGCCGAGGGCAAGACCAATCCGATATCGCCGCTGCCGGAACCCGAAATGGTCGGCATTCGCGACGACGAAGCTTTGATGCCGCGTACCCGTCCGACATTCGAAGGGTACCGCCTGCTGCGCGAATATTTCATGATGCCCGAACGCTTCCACTATGTGCGGGTGTCCGGCCTGAAGCCCGTTGTGCGCAAATGCGATGGCGGGCTCGAGATCATTTTCCTGTTCCGGCGGCCCACGCCTGAGCTTGCCGATCTCACGCCCGCCGATTTCGAGCTCTTCGTCACCCCGATCATCAATCTCTTCGAGCGCGAGTGCAACGTCGTCGAGCTCGATCCCCGCCGCACGCGGCAGGTGCTGCATGCCGACCGTACGCGGGCGCGCGACTTCGAAATCTATCGGGTCACGCGTGTCGAGGACGCCGAGAGCGAAGGCAGCGACGCCGAAATACCCGAGCTCTTCAGCCTGGGGCAAAACCGCGGCAGCGGCTGGGTCTATTCCACCGAGCGCCGGCCGCGCCGGGCCACCGAAGATGAGCGGCGCGATGGCCTGACCCGGACCTCCTACACCGGGGACGATGTCTTCCTGGCCGTTTCGCGTCCGGTCACAAGCCCGACGAACCGGCCGCTGCGGCGCCTCGACGTCATGGCGCTGTGCACCAATCGCGACCTGCCGATCCTCGACGACACTCCGACACTGACGCTGGAGACGGGCGATCCGGTCGAGGCGGTCAGGCTCATCGGCGCGTTGCGTCCACCGCAGCCGGCGATCCCGGCGGCGCTGCCGGCAGGCGCCGAGGGTGAATCGAGGGCCGACAATCTCGCCTGGCGGCTGATTGCCCAGCTTGGGCTCAATTTCCTCAGCCTTGCCAAGGAAGGCCGCGGCGTCGATCCGCTGCATGCGTTGCTCGACCTCTATGCCGACCGCGGCGATCCGGGTCTCGCCCGCAACGTGCATTCGATCGTGCGCATCGACTCGCGTCCGGTCATCGAACGGCTGCAGATCGACGGACCGATGTGCTTCGGGCGGGGCACGGAAGTGACGTTGCATGTGGACCAGTCCGTGCTCGCGGGACAAAGCACGCTGCTGCTTTCGGCCTTGCTCGCACGGCTGTTTGCCCGCCACGCCGGAATAAACGGCTTTGTGCGGACCCGCACGCGGCTGCTGCAGAAGCAGGAGGATGTGCCATGGCCGATGACGCCCGGCAATCGCTACCTGATCTAG
- the tssK gene encoding type VI secretion system baseplate subunit TssK, translating to MSDANRVLWSEGLFLRTQHFQQQDRFFEATVRGALQAGQLHTFGFQQLTLDQSLLDAGQIGIVSARGIFPDGTPFSIPEMMDAPRPLPVTADTGAGPVLVALPLEPPGGVGFDPAHAASTGARYHGRIVSVRDAVQGGADPEEIEIARPQALLLAPGKSVGGYTALPVADVKGVRADGGVSLDETFLPPTLITGAVAWYRQLLLEVVTGLDQIAEAHGKMVMGGPGRSVEDLLMLHLANAARPRLAHMLAQDVFHPAELYLELAGLAGEMATYGSSSRRLGELPAYDHMAPGPAYTALADALRSLILSLRYIEPKSRALPVMRHSTNVWKIRIDNPKLLVASRIVIRVGSELSEDALRKIFVNQATVGSADQFEGLWKSRLPGIPLKPLHSQPREIPYDGDRLCLELDQKSEHWASLLDAPGFVIGVSGVLPSEPQVDCYSVNR from the coding sequence ATGAGCGATGCAAACAGGGTGCTATGGTCCGAGGGCCTGTTTCTCAGGACCCAGCATTTCCAGCAGCAGGACCGGTTCTTCGAGGCGACCGTTCGCGGCGCCTTGCAGGCCGGGCAGCTCCACACGTTCGGCTTCCAGCAGCTCACCCTGGACCAGTCGTTGCTCGACGCCGGCCAGATCGGCATTGTGTCGGCGCGGGGCATCTTCCCCGATGGAACCCCCTTCTCCATTCCCGAGATGATGGACGCGCCGCGCCCCTTGCCGGTCACCGCCGACACCGGCGCCGGGCCGGTGCTGGTCGCGCTGCCGCTCGAACCACCAGGAGGCGTCGGCTTCGATCCGGCGCACGCCGCATCCACAGGCGCGCGCTATCACGGCCGGATCGTTTCGGTCCGTGACGCAGTGCAAGGGGGGGCGGACCCCGAGGAAATCGAGATCGCCCGGCCCCAGGCGCTGTTGCTTGCGCCGGGCAAGTCGGTTGGCGGCTACACCGCCCTGCCCGTGGCCGATGTCAAAGGCGTGCGGGCCGATGGCGGCGTCTCGCTGGACGAAACGTTCCTGCCGCCGACACTGATCACGGGTGCGGTGGCCTGGTACCGGCAATTGCTTCTGGAAGTCGTCACCGGCCTCGACCAGATCGCCGAGGCGCATGGCAAGATGGTGATGGGCGGACCAGGGCGCAGCGTCGAAGACCTCTTGATGCTCCACCTTGCCAACGCGGCGCGCCCACGGCTGGCGCATATGCTGGCGCAGGACGTCTTTCACCCGGCCGAGCTCTACCTCGAGCTTGCCGGCCTCGCCGGCGAAATGGCGACCTACGGCTCCAGCTCGCGACGGCTGGGCGAGTTGCCGGCCTATGACCACATGGCTCCCGGCCCCGCCTATACGGCGCTGGCCGATGCCTTGCGCTCGCTCATCCTGAGCTTGCGTTACATCGAGCCCAAGTCGCGCGCCCTGCCTGTCATGCGACACTCGACCAACGTCTGGAAGATACGCATCGACAACCCGAAGCTGCTGGTGGCGAGCCGCATCGTCATCCGGGTCGGGTCCGAGTTGTCGGAAGATGCGCTGCGCAAGATCTTCGTCAACCAGGCGACGGTCGGCTCGGCCGACCAGTTCGAAGGCCTGTGGAAATCACGCCTGCCCGGCATCCCGCTGAAGCCGCTCCATTCGCAGCCGCGCGAAATCCCCTACGACGGCGACCGGCTGTGCCTCGAGCTCGATCAGAAGAGCGAGCACTGGGCCTCGCTGCTCGACGCCCCCGGTTTCGTCATCGGCGTTTCCGGTGTCTTGCCGAGCGAGCCGCAAGTCGACTGCTATTCGGTGAACAGGTGA
- a CDS encoding type VI secretion system tube protein Hcp, protein MPVKIDGFLKVPDIKGPSVRDGHEDEIEIHGVDYKMVAPYDPNSLSRRGRVALGMIKFTKHYDKSSPYLKKALFENKALDEVVFSARRTIDGETSDYLVVTLTDASIMEYDMSQAEDEEDLIEEEVSFAYKKIKFVYDKDDEIEMDVYVGK, encoded by the coding sequence ATGCCTGTGAAGATCGATGGCTTCCTGAAAGTTCCGGATATCAAGGGTCCGAGCGTACGAGACGGCCACGAGGACGAGATCGAAATCCATGGTGTCGACTACAAGATGGTCGCGCCGTACGATCCGAATTCGCTCTCGCGCCGCGGTCGTGTGGCCTTGGGGATGATCAAGTTCACCAAGCACTACGACAAGTCCTCGCCCTATCTGAAGAAGGCGCTGTTCGAGAACAAGGCTCTCGACGAAGTGGTGTTTTCCGCGCGCCGGACCATTGACGGCGAGACGAGCGACTATCTGGTCGTGACGCTCACCGACGCCTCGATCATGGAATACGACATGTCGCAGGCCGAGGACGAGGAAGACCTGATCGAGGAGGAAGTCAGCTTCGCCTACAAGAAGATCAAGTTCGTCTACGACAAGGACGACGAAATCGAAATGGATGTCTATGTCGGCAAGTGA
- the tssC gene encoding type VI secretion system contractile sheath large subunit, which produces MAEQQKTAAVTAEAEAIDLGEFSGLLEKDFKVKKDDSEKLQQLVRNLALAAQSRSETTTISSNAIKSIKSLIAGIDKMLTTQVNEILHAPEVREMEGTWRGLWYLINNTETDAKHLKIRVMNISKEQLADTLEDFEGQMWDQSPIFKKVYTDEYSMLGGEPIGCIVGAYEFSNHPRDVGLLRNISGICASAHTPFIAAASPRLFRMDSWQELPNPQDLQMIVSNPAYASWQSLRESEDARYIGLTMPRVLARLPYGTETVPVKGFTFEEEVQGDHNKYVWMNAAFPMGVNINRSHKLYGWGTQIRGVENGGTVLNLPVHAFPTDDGSIAMKCPTEVAIDDRREAELAKLGLMPILHRKNTDLAAFIGAHSLQDDETRAGRLVDPDAQSNERLSANLPYLFPVSRFAHYLKAIARDKIGSFKERSDMQIWLTEWINRYVLANPAFADDKARAKRPLAAAEVQVDSVEGRPGYYNARFYLRPHYQLEGINASLRLVSELPSVKG; this is translated from the coding sequence ATGGCCGAACAGCAAAAGACAGCCGCCGTCACCGCCGAGGCCGAAGCCATAGACCTCGGAGAATTCAGCGGGCTCCTCGAGAAGGATTTCAAGGTCAAGAAGGACGACAGCGAGAAGCTGCAGCAGCTTGTGCGCAATCTCGCGCTGGCGGCGCAATCCCGCTCCGAGACCACCACCATTTCGTCCAACGCTATCAAGTCGATCAAGTCGCTGATCGCCGGCATCGACAAGATGCTGACCACGCAGGTCAACGAGATCCTGCACGCGCCGGAAGTGCGCGAGATGGAAGGCACATGGCGCGGCCTCTGGTATCTCATCAACAACACCGAGACCGATGCGAAGCACCTCAAGATCCGGGTGATGAACATCTCCAAGGAGCAGCTGGCCGACACGCTCGAAGATTTTGAAGGCCAGATGTGGGATCAGAGCCCGATCTTCAAGAAGGTCTACACGGACGAGTATTCGATGCTGGGCGGCGAGCCGATAGGCTGCATCGTCGGCGCCTACGAATTCTCGAACCATCCGCGCGACGTCGGCCTGCTGCGCAACATCTCGGGCATCTGCGCTTCCGCGCACACGCCCTTCATCGCCGCCGCCTCGCCGCGCCTGTTCCGCATGGACAGCTGGCAGGAACTGCCGAACCCGCAGGACCTGCAGATGATCGTGTCCAATCCGGCCTACGCCTCGTGGCAGTCGCTGCGCGAGAGCGAGGACGCGCGCTATATCGGCCTTACCATGCCGCGCGTGCTTGCACGCCTGCCCTACGGCACCGAGACCGTCCCGGTGAAGGGCTTCACCTTCGAGGAGGAGGTGCAGGGCGATCACAACAAATATGTCTGGATGAACGCCGCCTTCCCGATGGGCGTCAACATCAACCGCAGCCACAAGCTCTATGGCTGGGGCACGCAGATCCGCGGCGTCGAGAATGGCGGTACGGTGCTCAACCTGCCGGTGCACGCCTTCCCGACCGACGACGGGTCGATCGCGATGAAGTGCCCGACGGAAGTGGCCATCGACGACCGCCGCGAGGCGGAACTGGCCAAGCTCGGCCTGATGCCCATCCTGCACCGGAAGAACACCGACCTCGCGGCCTTCATCGGCGCCCATTCGCTGCAGGATGACGAGACGCGCGCCGGTCGCCTGGTCGATCCCGATGCGCAGTCGAACGAACGGCTGAGCGCCAACCTGCCCTACCTATTCCCGGTGTCGCGCTTCGCGCATTACCTCAAGGCGATCGCGCGCGACAAGATCGGGTCGTTCAAGGAGCGCTCGGACATGCAGATCTGGCTGACTGAGTGGATCAACCGCTACGTGCTGGCCAACCCGGCCTTCGCCGACGACAAGGCGCGCGCCAAGCGCCCGCTTGCCGCGGCAGAGGTGCAGGTGGACAGCGTGGAGGGCCGGCCGGGCTACTACAACGCCCGCTTCTATCTGCGCCCGCACTACCAGTTGGAGGGCATCAACGCTTCGCTCCGGCTGGTGTCAGAACTCCCGTCAGTGAAGGGTTGA
- the tssL gene encoding type VI secretion system protein TssL, long form, protein MSRDDPFGLSEDRERTRIRLTGAQMPRPMTPMLTGAPVKRSRAHPNALINAFAPLLEFAPELESALAPENPETLRTRLLEELVRARDTAMQTGSSLERADQAAWAVAALLDDLALNTPWGGASVWPRQPLVVMLRGDVDAGTQFFTRLDELERHPNRDRELLELQYQCLALGFRGKYRVPGRSGDRSLNAVRVAAARFLRDADAEGAPLSPNWKGVNASDEPQRFIVPIWVMALAAAVIATLVHIGLSMGLSSQAVELSALVRALPPPERADITRAAPKVDAPEPPAPEPVDFALLPEFKAEAPDDLKGALSGTESVSLAKLVIQASNPELFQSSRPTLTEGYEPLVESIAKVILANQELIGDITVVGHTDNVRLQRSNPLSSNQRLSEARAETIANLLVRAGVPQERIHSEGRAETDPVADNSTREGRALNRRVEVLVEKRL, encoded by the coding sequence ATGAGCCGGGATGATCCTTTCGGACTGTCGGAGGATCGCGAACGCACGCGCATCAGGCTGACCGGCGCCCAGATGCCGCGGCCGATGACGCCGATGCTGACGGGTGCGCCGGTCAAGCGCTCGCGCGCCCATCCCAATGCGCTCATCAACGCCTTTGCGCCGCTGCTCGAATTCGCGCCCGAGCTCGAAAGCGCCCTGGCGCCGGAGAACCCGGAAACCTTGCGCACGCGCCTGCTCGAGGAACTGGTCCGGGCACGCGACACCGCCATGCAGACCGGCTCCTCGCTGGAGCGGGCGGATCAGGCGGCCTGGGCGGTAGCCGCGCTGCTCGACGACCTCGCGCTCAACACGCCATGGGGCGGCGCCAGCGTGTGGCCGCGTCAGCCGCTGGTGGTCATGCTGCGCGGCGACGTCGATGCCGGCACGCAGTTCTTCACGCGTCTCGACGAACTGGAACGGCACCCGAACCGGGATCGCGAATTGCTGGAGCTGCAATACCAGTGCCTGGCACTCGGCTTCCGCGGCAAATACCGTGTGCCGGGCCGCTCCGGCGACCGTTCGCTCAACGCCGTTCGCGTGGCGGCGGCGCGCTTCCTGCGCGATGCCGACGCCGAGGGCGCGCCGCTGTCGCCGAACTGGAAAGGCGTGAATGCCTCGGACGAGCCGCAGCGCTTCATCGTGCCGATCTGGGTGATGGCGCTCGCCGCGGCGGTGATCGCCACCCTGGTCCATATCGGGCTCTCGATGGGACTGAGCAGCCAGGCGGTGGAACTCTCGGCGCTCGTCCGCGCGCTGCCGCCGCCTGAACGCGCCGACATCACGCGCGCCGCGCCAAAGGTCGACGCGCCGGAGCCGCCTGCGCCGGAACCAGTCGATTTCGCGCTGCTGCCGGAATTCAAGGCCGAAGCGCCTGACGACCTCAAGGGGGCACTGAGCGGCACCGAGAGCGTGTCGCTCGCCAAGCTGGTCATCCAGGCCTCCAACCCCGAACTGTTCCAGTCGTCACGGCCGACGCTGACCGAAGGCTATGAGCCGCTGGTCGAATCCATCGCCAAGGTCATTCTCGCCAACCAGGAGCTGATCGGAGACATCACCGTCGTCGGCCACACCGACAACGTGCGTCTGCAAAGATCGAACCCGCTGTCGAGCAACCAGCGGCTCTCGGAAGCGCGGGCCGAGACCATAGCCAACTTGCTGGTACGGGCCGGCGTGCCGCAGGAGCGCATCCATTCCGAAGGGCGCGCGGAGACCGATCCGGTGGCCGACAACTCGACACGCGAGGGCCGGGCGCTCAACCGGCGCGTAGAGGTACTGGTCGAGAAGAGGCTCTGA